In Pseudomonas nunensis, a single window of DNA contains:
- the pepN gene encoding aminopeptidase N — MRTEQPKMIYLKDYQAPEYLIDETHLTFELFEDHSLVHAQLVMRRNPERGPGLPPLVLDGQQLELLTVNLADRELSADDYLLTENHLTLHPQSERFTVDTTVRIHPETNTALEGLYKSSGMFCTQCEAEGFRKITYYLDRPDVMSKFTTTVVAEQHSYPVLLSNGNPIASGPGEDGRHWATWEDPFMKPAYLFALVAGDLWCVEDTFTTMTERSVALRIYVEPENIDKCQHAMNSLKKSMRWDEEVYGREYDLDIFMIVAVNDFNMGAMENKGLNIFNSSAVLARAETATDAAHQRVEAIVAHEYFHNWSGNRVTCRDWFQLSLKEGFTVFRDSGFSADMNSATVKRIQDVAYLRTHQFAEDAGPMAHAVRPDSFIEISNFYTLTVYEKGSEVVGMIHTLLGAEGFRKGSDLYFDRHDGQAVTCDDFIKAMEDANGVDLTQFKRWYSQAGTPRLAVSESYDAAAKSYSLTFRQSCPATPDKVEKLPFVIPVELGLLDSKGAAIALRLSGEASAQGTSRVISVTEAEQTFTFVDIAEQPLPSLLRGFSAPVKLSFPYNRDQLMFLMQHDSDGFNRWDAGQQLSVQVLQELIAQQQKGETLVLDQRLISALRTVLSDETLDQAMVAEMLSLPGEAYLTEISEVADVDAIHIAREFVRKQLADNLFEALWLRYQANRDLSKKTPYVAEAEHFARRALQNIALSYLMLSDKPEVLAATLEQFETSDNMTERLTALAVLVNSSFEDEKAKALASFAEHFKDNPLVMDQWFSVQAGSTLPGGLARVKALMEHPAFNMKNPNKVRALVGAFAGQNLINFHAADGSGYRFLADLVIELNGFNPQIASRQLAPLTRWRKYDDARQALMKGELERIRASGQLSSDVFEVVSKSLA, encoded by the coding sequence ATGCGCACCGAACAACCGAAGATGATCTACCTGAAGGACTATCAGGCGCCTGAGTACCTGATCGACGAGACGCACCTGACCTTCGAGTTGTTCGAGGACCACAGCCTGGTCCATGCGCAATTGGTGATGCGCCGCAATCCTGAACGTGGCCCGGGCCTGCCGCCACTGGTGCTGGATGGTCAGCAACTTGAGTTGTTGACGGTGAACCTGGCCGACCGCGAGCTGAGCGCCGACGACTACCTGCTGACCGAAAACCACCTGACGTTGCACCCGCAAAGCGAACGCTTCACGGTCGACACTACCGTGCGCATCCACCCGGAAACCAACACCGCGCTGGAAGGTTTGTACAAATCCAGCGGCATGTTCTGCACCCAGTGCGAGGCCGAAGGCTTCCGCAAGATCACCTATTACCTCGACCGCCCGGACGTGATGAGCAAGTTCACCACCACGGTAGTCGCCGAGCAGCACAGCTATCCGGTGCTGCTGTCCAACGGCAACCCGATTGCCTCCGGTCCTGGCGAAGACGGCCGGCACTGGGCGACCTGGGAAGACCCGTTCATGAAACCGGCCTACCTGTTCGCGCTGGTGGCCGGTGACTTGTGGTGCGTCGAAGACACCTTCACCACCATGACCGAGCGTTCCGTGGCGTTGCGCATCTACGTCGAGCCGGAAAACATCGACAAGTGCCAGCACGCCATGAACAGCCTGAAGAAGTCGATGCGTTGGGACGAAGAGGTCTATGGCCGCGAGTACGACCTGGACATCTTCATGATCGTCGCGGTCAACGACTTCAACATGGGCGCCATGGAGAACAAGGGCCTCAACATCTTCAACTCTAGCGCCGTGCTGGCCCGGGCCGAAACCGCCACCGACGCCGCGCACCAGCGGGTCGAAGCGATCGTCGCCCACGAATACTTCCACAACTGGTCGGGCAACCGCGTGACCTGCCGCGACTGGTTCCAGTTGTCGCTGAAGGAAGGCTTCACCGTGTTCCGCGATTCCGGCTTCTCCGCCGACATGAACTCGGCCACCGTCAAGCGCATCCAGGACGTGGCGTACCTGCGTACCCACCAGTTCGCAGAAGACGCCGGCCCGATGGCCCACGCCGTGCGCCCGGACAGCTTTATCGAGATTTCCAACTTCTACACCCTGACCGTGTACGAAAAGGGCTCGGAAGTGGTCGGCATGATCCACACCTTGCTCGGCGCCGAAGGCTTCCGTAAGGGCAGCGACCTGTACTTCGATCGCCACGACGGCCAGGCCGTCACTTGCGACGACTTCATCAAGGCCATGGAAGACGCCAACGGTGTCGACCTGACCCAGTTCAAACGCTGGTATAGCCAGGCCGGTACGCCGCGTTTGGCAGTCAGCGAGTCCTACGACGCTGCGGCCAAAAGCTATAGCCTGACCTTCCGCCAGAGCTGCCCGGCGACCCCGGACAAGGTTGAAAAACTGCCGTTCGTGATCCCTGTGGAATTGGGCCTGCTGGACTCCAAAGGCGCGGCGATTGCGCTGCGTCTGTCTGGCGAAGCGTCGGCGCAAGGCACTTCGCGGGTTATCTCGGTGACTGAAGCCGAGCAAACCTTCACCTTCGTCGACATCGCCGAACAGCCATTGCCTTCTCTGCTGCGTGGTTTCTCGGCACCGGTGAAACTGAGCTTCCCGTACAACCGCGACCAACTGATGTTCCTGATGCAGCACGACAGCGACGGCTTCAACCGCTGGGATGCCGGTCAGCAATTGTCGGTGCAGGTGCTGCAAGAACTGATCGCCCAGCAGCAGAAGGGCGAGACGCTGGTGCTCGATCAGCGACTGATTTCTGCATTGCGCACCGTGCTGTCCGACGAGACGCTGGATCAGGCGATGGTCGCGGAAATGCTTTCGCTGCCGGGTGAGGCGTACCTGACTGAAATCAGCGAAGTGGCTGACGTCGATGCCATCCACATCGCTCGCGAGTTTGTGCGCAAGCAGTTGGCGGACAACTTGTTCGAAGCGCTGTGGTTGCGTTACCAGGCTAACCGCGACCTGTCGAAGAAAACTCCGTACGTGGCCGAGGCCGAACACTTTGCCCGGCGTGCGTTGCAGAACATCGCGCTGTCTTACTTGATGCTTAGCGACAAGCCGGAAGTGTTGGCGGCGACGCTGGAGCAGTTCGAGACCAGCGATAACATGACCGAGCGTTTGACGGCGTTGGCGGTGTTGGTCAATTCGTCGTTCGAAGATGAGAAGGCCAAGGCGCTGGCCAGTTTTGCCGAGCACTTCAAGGATAATCCGCTGGTTATGGATCAGTGGTTCAGTGTTCAGGCGGGCAGCACGTTGCCGGGTGGTTTGGCGCGGGTGAAGGCGTTGATGGAGCATCCGGCGTTCAATATGAAGAACCCGAACAAGGTTCGGGCTCTGGTGGGGGCGTTTGCTGGGCAGAATTTGATTAACTTCCATGCGGCGGATGGTTCCGGGTATCGGTTCCTGGCGGATCTGGTGATTGAGCTGAACGGGTTTAATCCGCAGATCGCTTCTCGGCAGTTGGCGCCGTTGACTCGCTGGCGCAAGTATGACGATGCGCGTCAGGCGTTGATGAAAGGGGAGTTGGAGCGGATTCGCGCGTCGGGTCAACTTTCGAGTGATGTGTTTGAGGTGGTCAGCAAAAGCCTGGCCTGA
- a CDS encoding efflux RND transporter permease subunit codes for MTSLTSHHQDKATFLERLIFNNRPAVIVICLLVSIFLFWQATLIRPSTSFEKMIPLEHPFIQKMMEHRNDLANLGNTVRISVEATDGDIFSKEYMETLRQINDEVFYISGVDRSGLKSLWSPSVRWTEVTEEGFAGGEVIPQSYNGSQQSLDLLRNNVLKSGQVGRLVSNDFKSSIVDIPLLESYPDPQDQGKLLALDYRKFSHELEDKIRDKFEKQNPNVQIHIVGFAKKVGDLIDGLVMVVMFFGIAFVITLILLYWFTNCMRSTVAVLSTTLVAVVWQLGLMHFFGFGLDPYSMLVPFLIFAIGISHGVQKINGIALQSSEADNALTAARRTFRQLFLPGMIAILADAVGFITLLIIDIGVIRELAIGASIGVAVIVFTNLILLPVAISYVGISKRAVERSKKDAHREHPFWRLLSNFASPKIAPVSIILALIAFGGGLWYSQNLKIGDLDQGAPELRPDSRYNKDNNFIISNYSTSSDVLVVMVKTKAEGCSRYEAMAPIDELMWKMQNTEGVQSAISLVTVSKQMIKGMNEGNLKWETLSRNPDVLNNSIARADGLYNNSCSLAPVLVFLNDHKAATLDRAVHAVQDFAKDNNKDGLEFILAAGNAGIEAATNEVIKESELTILILVYICVATMCMITFRSWAATLCIVLPLVLTSVLGNALMAFMGIGVKVATLPVVALGVGIGVDYGIYIYSRLESFLRAGLPLQEAYYQTLKSTGKAVLFTGLCLAIGVCTWIFSAIKFQADMGLMLTFMLLWNMFGALWLLPALARFLIKPEKLAGQKGNSLFAH; via the coding sequence ATGACATCATTGACCAGTCACCACCAAGACAAGGCGACGTTTCTTGAGCGCCTGATTTTCAACAACCGCCCGGCAGTGATCGTCATCTGCCTGCTGGTGAGTATCTTCCTGTTCTGGCAAGCGACGCTGATCCGGCCGTCCACCAGCTTCGAAAAAATGATCCCGCTCGAGCATCCGTTCATTCAAAAGATGATGGAGCACCGCAACGATCTGGCGAACCTGGGCAACACCGTGCGGATTTCCGTGGAAGCCACGGACGGCGATATCTTCTCCAAGGAATACATGGAGACCCTGCGTCAGATCAACGATGAAGTGTTCTACATCTCCGGTGTCGACCGTTCCGGCCTCAAGTCGTTGTGGAGCCCGAGCGTGCGCTGGACCGAGGTGACGGAGGAGGGCTTCGCCGGTGGCGAGGTGATCCCGCAGAGCTATAACGGCTCCCAGCAAAGCCTCGACCTGCTGCGCAACAACGTGCTCAAGTCCGGTCAGGTCGGGCGTCTGGTGTCCAACGACTTCAAGTCGAGCATCGTCGATATCCCGTTGCTGGAGTCCTATCCGGACCCGCAAGACCAGGGCAAGTTGCTGGCCCTGGACTACCGCAAGTTCTCCCACGAGCTGGAAGACAAGATCCGCGACAAGTTTGAAAAACAGAACCCTAACGTGCAGATCCACATCGTCGGTTTCGCCAAGAAAGTCGGCGACCTGATCGATGGTCTGGTCATGGTGGTGATGTTCTTCGGCATCGCCTTCGTCATCACCCTGATCCTGCTGTACTGGTTCACCAACTGCATGCGCAGCACCGTGGCGGTGTTGAGTACCACGCTGGTGGCGGTGGTCTGGCAACTCGGCTTGATGCACTTCTTCGGTTTCGGGCTCGATCCGTATTCGATGCTGGTACCGTTCCTGATCTTCGCCATCGGTATTTCCCACGGCGTACAGAAAATCAACGGGATCGCCTTGCAGTCCAGCGAGGCCGACAACGCCCTGACTGCTGCACGGCGTACGTTCCGCCAACTGTTCCTGCCGGGGATGATCGCGATTCTCGCGGATGCGGTGGGCTTCATCACGCTGCTGATCATCGACATCGGCGTGATTCGTGAACTGGCCATCGGCGCGTCCATCGGCGTGGCGGTGATTGTGTTCACCAACCTGATCCTGTTGCCGGTGGCGATTTCTTACGTCGGCATCAGCAAACGTGCGGTGGAACGCAGCAAGAAAGACGCGCACCGCGAACACCCGTTCTGGCGCCTGCTGTCGAACTTCGCCAGCCCGAAAATCGCTCCTGTATCGATCATTCTGGCGCTGATCGCATTCGGCGGCGGCCTCTGGTACAGCCAGAACCTGAAAATCGGTGACCTCGATCAAGGGGCTCCAGAGCTGCGCCCGGACTCGCGCTACAACAAGGACAACAACTTCATCATCAGCAACTACTCCACCAGTTCCGACGTGTTGGTGGTGATGGTCAAGACCAAGGCCGAAGGCTGTTCGCGCTACGAAGCCATGGCGCCGATCGACGAGCTGATGTGGAAGATGCAGAACACCGAGGGCGTGCAGTCGGCGATCTCGCTGGTGACCGTGTCCAAGCAGATGATCAAGGGCATGAACGAGGGCAACCTGAAATGGGAAACCCTGTCGCGCAACCCGGATGTACTGAACAACTCCATTGCCCGGGCTGACGGCCTGTACAACAACAGCTGCTCCCTGGCGCCGGTGCTGGTGTTCCTCAACGATCACAAGGCAGCGACCCTCGACCGTGCGGTGCATGCGGTGCAGGACTTCGCCAAGGACAACAACAAGGATGGCCTGGAATTCATCCTCGCTGCGGGTAACGCCGGGATCGAAGCGGCGACCAACGAAGTGATCAAGGAGTCGGAGCTGACGATCCTGATCCTGGTGTACATCTGCGTCGCGACCATGTGCATGATCACCTTCCGCTCCTGGGCGGCGACCTTGTGCATCGTGCTGCCGCTGGTGCTGACCTCGGTGCTCGGCAACGCCCTGATGGCCTTCATGGGCATCGGCGTGAAAGTCGCGACCCTGCCGGTGGTGGCGCTGGGCGTGGGGATTGGCGTGGACTACGGCATCTACATCTACAGCCGCCTCGAAAGCTTCCTGCGTGCCGGTCTGCCGTTGCAAGAGGCGTACTACCAAACGCTGAAGTCCACCGGTAAAGCCGTGCTGTTCACCGGTCTGTGCCTGGCCATCGGCGTGTGCACCTGGATCTTCTCGGCGATCAAGTTCCAGGCCGACATGGGCCTGATGCTGACCTTCATGCTGCTCTGGAACATGTTCGGTGCACTGTGGCTGCTGCCAGCGCTGGCGCGGTTCCTGATCAAACCGGAGAAACTGGCAGGGCAGAAGGGTAATTCGTTGTTTGCTCACTAG
- a CDS encoding WD40/YVTN/BNR-like repeat-containing protein, translating to MSEPVMGVGLCRPPALRKIALLATALSLLGCAMWSAPVLAADAPAADTVYSVESAKAAKSLMLDVVHAGKRLVAVGDRGHILYSDDQGSTWTQAKVPTRQLLTAVFFVDDKHGWAVGHDAQILASEDGGVTWAKQFEDLKRESPLLDVWFKDVNSGFAVGAYGALLETTDGGKNWEDASDRLDNEDQFHLNAIAAVKDSGLFIVGEQGSMFRSADWGQTWEKLEGPYEGSLFGVIGTAQANTLLAYGLRGNLYRSTDFGSTWEQVQLQAARGTLEFGLSGATLLDDGSIVIVGNGGSVVSSSDNGETFTVFNRPDRISVSAVTAAGNGNLILAGQGGVRATSPTGAELGK from the coding sequence ATGAGTGAGCCTGTCATGGGTGTGGGTCTCTGCCGCCCGCCGGCACTACGCAAAATCGCGTTGCTGGCTACAGCGCTCTCGCTGTTGGGCTGTGCCATGTGGTCGGCACCGGTGCTGGCCGCCGACGCGCCGGCCGCCGATACGGTCTATTCCGTTGAATCCGCCAAGGCTGCCAAAAGCCTGATGCTCGACGTCGTCCACGCTGGCAAGCGCCTGGTGGCGGTCGGGGATCGTGGGCACATTCTGTATTCCGATGACCAGGGCTCAACCTGGACCCAGGCCAAGGTGCCAACCCGGCAACTGCTGACGGCGGTGTTTTTTGTCGATGACAAACACGGCTGGGCCGTCGGGCATGACGCGCAAATCCTCGCCAGCGAAGACGGCGGCGTCACCTGGGCCAAACAATTCGAAGACCTGAAACGCGAATCGCCGCTGCTCGACGTCTGGTTCAAGGACGTCAACAGCGGCTTTGCCGTGGGCGCGTATGGCGCACTGCTGGAAACCACCGACGGCGGCAAGAACTGGGAAGACGCCAGTGATCGCCTCGACAACGAAGACCAGTTCCACCTCAACGCCATCGCCGCCGTGAAGGATTCCGGGCTGTTTATCGTCGGTGAGCAGGGCAGCATGTTCCGCTCCGCCGATTGGGGCCAGACCTGGGAAAAACTCGAAGGCCCGTATGAAGGTTCGTTGTTCGGCGTGATCGGCACCGCACAGGCCAACACCCTGCTGGCCTACGGGCTGCGCGGCAATCTCTACCGCTCCACGGATTTCGGCAGCACCTGGGAACAAGTTCAACTTCAGGCCGCACGCGGCACACTGGAGTTCGGGCTGTCCGGCGCTACGCTGCTGGATGACGGCTCCATCGTGATCGTCGGTAACGGCGGCTCGGTGGTCAGCAGCAGCGACAACGGCGAAACCTTCACCGTGTTCAACCGCCCGGACCGGATTTCCGTGTCGGCGGTCACCGCAGCAGGTAACGGCAATCTGATTCTGGCAGGACAGGGCGGCGTTCGCGCCACTTCGCCAACCGGCGCTGAGCTTGGCAAGTGA
- a CDS encoding dermonecrotic toxin domain-containing protein, producing the protein MPTVPSSIVTAGSTDIIARTISARFSTRPTLRSVTASLLKEDLLEKYPSLDFDPYRTRLAQPLPEGGWRLTLLLDVVLAYLASGKPPLLSEQYGRACFLTNKAPTHLTVDSTTRREPGMQVIADLVRELPALVSVAYQQTMTDYWNEPIDAGASCWQWLGDLLNGVLKTAAIRHVPINALHAEILTELTRHPDKQERLQAPWAKGVIHAYTLETSLNIDQQSVNLQSPDILVACGETLLLCSVTGTIEAFPSMEAFGQAWAARFQTVFMAETIIWKRFEPDGNIFDTQAALLLNQQLDDLAAFKLPAGLPVDELEQRFAAITDLAALFVASSRVQTANPMIFQHIESNLPEWLQSARPIDRMAYRKHVLEHASIKQQNLGSTFHAGIDDLHSFAKKALHQQMLLDQPQAPGYNPDELELTFHVPVGDLGSGYIEPVSMSLTELAIKNLAGKPKGRMSVRHTAGQLIQGWTTEAYLLELVTRVDIGKHYPEYIRTELLADTPESRERQRLFSLELAVSLPMLALEHSIKAEQGFTRQGYRYVAALMHKTTAERFVDDQEIVLRPLAFQRKADAECDVAGNLFIIEPRDLKADGPHILYRPMYVPALLQYPNRQALLNAIAQPGPLQTSVLTWLPDRARPIYDNNGFTEPHIVHFHPGDEFAFFEKPKPALLVGDEAATDWLTALQHGQLLARLFENNANALAEQADRQSVSNTESRWAIILEGGWLLFNNLILPMLRGPAMLVGWMLQITHSLTQDLPALDSDDVTAREQAWVDVLLNLGLVLLHVAQNSGAADSPAPSREPRFATLRRPPNLANVIAESVVTQAAPGLPSEPPGGGHTLLDFNLSLARDSATARLIEQLKTVRVSWPQSLPEPIAIGVFQGLYRIDNKWHVSLAGLLFRVRIVPGFGEVFLVPPEHPDHPGIKLKSNGRGKWTLDQGLQLVGGGPKKRIADARRARRDRIQELALWRQEFFAQQERVQKRIDISENLMDLKDNNPASTDQERTTFMERYVAELEKQTDAYTTLLDGLKETNELTDFPLDYSLICTVLGNIIKNIRKRIVKADDARTAANAKYNEFASNLQQLYEALSIEGEPVVQRYFDFIRKTSEINETMIRSYEEIDRRIEELQQIPLLGAETLKELNQGRPKNELTALRVKSFQLIILRILSVKALGTQTTEALDTAVEPLLMLSRSHAELQTDHVYERSDRIAVLDNLVNHYSAAQDALGSIGIFRADELEMPAFNRLRVIIHQLHLDAEQRLADEIQQLALEKENKSDTSGQVTAAQANDESGQATAAQTAGTSKEAAAGETKPMPDPAPSSRKKVIKTAKGTLIGDLRPRIADQDGDIVDINGPLDDKPLLSFHQHDNDWVEIVEVREPAPKPALTPYPLLKGDARKALAQVDEQVLKIDGYAKGASSPKEIQEQLQREAQKLTGYADKLEKHNNAPADNEKDTALITTLRDKAHLLERKGGELRTRMTLARTPTSEGVEYLLQHNVIHVTPIGRRVQLKTGRRDFMQEYALLNTHNNPLWYAHFHYVGLLDDRATYTTAHLKTVEQRFESYESIMANAKDPKQKIEIYRGAISETLAREHFLPLETN; encoded by the coding sequence ATGCCCACCGTTCCATCATCGATTGTCACAGCCGGGTCCACCGACATCATTGCCCGAACAATCAGCGCCCGATTCAGCACTCGCCCGACCCTGCGCTCGGTAACCGCCAGCCTGCTCAAGGAAGACCTGCTGGAAAAATACCCGTCACTGGATTTTGACCCCTACCGAACCCGTCTTGCACAACCACTACCAGAGGGAGGCTGGCGTCTGACACTGCTGCTGGATGTTGTGCTCGCCTACCTGGCAAGCGGTAAACCACCGCTACTCAGCGAACAATATGGCCGCGCCTGTTTCCTCACCAACAAGGCGCCGACGCACCTGACCGTCGACAGCACCACCCGACGCGAACCGGGTATGCAGGTCATCGCCGACCTCGTCCGTGAGTTGCCGGCCCTTGTGTCCGTCGCGTATCAGCAAACAATGACTGATTACTGGAATGAGCCGATCGACGCGGGGGCCAGCTGCTGGCAATGGCTGGGGGATTTGCTGAACGGAGTGTTGAAAACGGCGGCGATACGGCATGTACCGATCAACGCGCTGCACGCCGAGATCCTCACCGAACTGACCCGCCATCCCGACAAACAGGAACGCCTACAGGCACCTTGGGCAAAAGGCGTCATCCATGCCTACACGCTTGAAACGAGCCTGAACATCGATCAGCAATCAGTCAATCTGCAAAGTCCTGACATCCTGGTGGCCTGTGGTGAAACCCTGCTCCTGTGCAGCGTGACCGGCACTATCGAGGCGTTTCCTTCCATGGAAGCGTTCGGCCAAGCCTGGGCCGCGCGGTTTCAAACCGTCTTCATGGCCGAAACCATCATCTGGAAACGCTTTGAACCGGACGGCAATATCTTCGACACCCAGGCGGCCCTGCTGCTGAACCAGCAACTGGACGACCTGGCCGCGTTCAAGCTGCCCGCAGGCCTACCGGTGGACGAACTGGAACAACGCTTCGCGGCGATCACCGATCTGGCGGCGCTGTTCGTCGCTTCGTCGCGCGTCCAGACCGCGAACCCGATGATCTTCCAGCACATCGAGTCAAACCTGCCCGAGTGGCTGCAAAGCGCCCGCCCCATTGATCGCATGGCTTATCGCAAGCATGTGCTGGAACACGCCAGCATCAAGCAACAAAACCTGGGCAGCACCTTCCACGCGGGCATCGATGACCTTCACAGCTTTGCCAAGAAAGCCTTGCACCAACAGATGCTGCTGGACCAGCCGCAAGCCCCCGGTTACAACCCTGACGAACTGGAACTGACCTTCCATGTGCCGGTCGGCGACCTCGGCAGTGGCTACATCGAGCCGGTGAGCATGTCGCTGACCGAGTTGGCGATCAAGAACCTGGCGGGCAAACCCAAAGGCCGGATGAGCGTGCGCCACACAGCAGGCCAACTGATCCAGGGCTGGACCACCGAGGCCTATCTACTGGAGCTGGTGACCCGGGTCGACATCGGAAAACACTACCCCGAATACATTCGCACCGAATTGCTGGCCGACACGCCCGAATCGCGGGAACGCCAGCGACTGTTCAGCCTGGAACTGGCCGTCAGCTTGCCAATGCTTGCACTCGAACACTCGATCAAGGCCGAACAAGGTTTCACCCGTCAGGGTTACCGCTACGTCGCCGCGCTGATGCACAAGACCACCGCCGAGCGCTTCGTTGATGACCAGGAGATTGTCCTGCGGCCACTGGCGTTCCAGAGGAAAGCCGACGCCGAATGCGACGTGGCCGGCAACCTGTTTATCATCGAGCCGCGAGATTTGAAGGCCGATGGCCCGCACATTCTTTATCGGCCGATGTACGTACCGGCGCTGCTGCAATACCCGAACCGGCAAGCCTTGCTGAACGCCATCGCACAACCAGGTCCACTGCAGACCAGCGTGCTGACCTGGTTACCGGATCGCGCACGACCGATCTACGACAACAACGGCTTCACCGAACCGCACATCGTGCATTTTCATCCCGGTGATGAATTTGCTTTTTTCGAAAAACCAAAGCCGGCGCTGCTGGTGGGCGACGAAGCCGCCACCGACTGGCTCACGGCGCTGCAACACGGTCAATTGCTGGCCCGGTTATTTGAAAACAATGCCAATGCGCTGGCGGAACAGGCTGATCGACAGTCGGTGTCTAACACCGAAAGTCGCTGGGCGATCATTCTCGAAGGCGGCTGGCTGTTGTTCAACAACCTGATTCTGCCAATGCTGCGCGGCCCGGCCATGCTGGTGGGCTGGATGCTGCAAATCACCCACAGCCTGACCCAGGACCTTCCCGCCCTCGACAGCGACGACGTCACCGCGCGCGAGCAGGCCTGGGTCGATGTGCTGTTGAACCTTGGGCTGGTACTGCTGCATGTGGCGCAAAACAGCGGCGCGGCTGACAGTCCCGCTCCTTCCCGCGAACCCCGTTTCGCCACGCTGCGTCGGCCGCCGAATCTCGCCAACGTTATTGCCGAAAGCGTCGTGACCCAGGCAGCGCCTGGATTGCCATCCGAACCACCGGGCGGCGGCCATACCCTGCTGGACTTCAACCTGTCATTGGCGCGGGATTCAGCCACCGCACGATTGATCGAACAACTGAAAACCGTGCGGGTGTCATGGCCGCAATCGCTACCGGAACCGATTGCCATCGGCGTCTTCCAGGGCCTGTACCGCATCGACAACAAATGGCACGTCAGCCTCGCCGGCCTGCTGTTTCGCGTGCGAATCGTGCCGGGCTTCGGCGAAGTCTTCCTGGTTCCGCCGGAACACCCTGACCATCCGGGCATCAAGCTCAAATCCAATGGCCGGGGCAAATGGACACTGGATCAAGGCCTGCAACTGGTCGGCGGCGGCCCGAAAAAACGAATCGCAGACGCACGCAGAGCCAGACGTGATCGCATTCAGGAGTTGGCCCTGTGGCGCCAAGAGTTCTTTGCCCAACAGGAACGGGTGCAAAAACGTATCGATATCTCGGAAAACCTGATGGACCTCAAAGACAACAACCCCGCCAGCACGGATCAAGAGCGCACGACGTTCATGGAACGTTATGTTGCCGAACTCGAGAAGCAAACCGACGCTTACACAACGCTGCTCGACGGACTGAAGGAAACAAACGAGCTGACGGATTTCCCCTTGGATTACTCACTGATTTGCACCGTACTGGGCAACATCATCAAGAATATTCGCAAAAGGATAGTCAAGGCCGACGACGCGCGAACCGCCGCCAACGCCAAGTACAACGAGTTCGCCAGCAATTTGCAGCAACTCTATGAAGCCCTGAGTATCGAGGGCGAACCGGTGGTGCAGCGATACTTCGACTTCATCCGCAAAACCTCCGAAATCAATGAAACCATGATCAGGTCCTATGAGGAGATCGACCGACGCATAGAGGAACTTCAACAGATCCCACTGCTGGGGGCCGAAACCTTGAAGGAACTGAACCAGGGTCGACCGAAAAATGAACTGACGGCCCTGAGGGTCAAGTCCTTCCAGTTGATCATCTTGCGGATCCTCAGCGTCAAGGCTTTGGGAACCCAGACCACCGAAGCCCTGGACACGGCCGTCGAACCGTTGTTGATGCTGTCCCGATCCCATGCCGAGTTACAGACAGACCACGTGTATGAACGCAGTGATCGCATCGCCGTGCTGGACAATCTGGTCAATCACTACAGCGCTGCACAGGATGCCTTGGGCAGTATCGGAATCTTCCGGGCCGATGAATTGGAGATGCCGGCCTTCAACCGTCTGCGGGTAATCATTCACCAATTGCACCTCGATGCCGAACAGCGCTTGGCGGATGAGATTCAGCAGCTCGCCCTGGAAAAAGAAAACAAGTCCGATACCTCCGGCCAGGTAACCGCAGCGCAAGCGAACGACGAGTCCGGCCAGGCAACCGCAGCGCAAACGGCCGGCACCTCCAAGGAGGCCGCTGCGGGCGAGACGAAGCCCATGCCCGACCCCGCTCCGAGCAGCCGGAAAAAAGTCATCAAAACGGCCAAAGGCACCTTGATCGGAGATCTACGCCCACGCATTGCCGATCAGGACGGCGACATCGTCGACATCAACGGCCCGCTGGATGACAAGCCGTTGCTCTCGTTCCATCAACACGACAATGACTGGGTGGAGATCGTCGAAGTCAGGGAGCCTGCGCCCAAACCCGCACTAACCCCCTACCCGCTGCTAAAGGGCGACGCCCGAAAGGCCTTGGCGCAGGTCGATGAACAAGTCCTCAAGATCGACGGCTACGCCAAAGGTGCGAGTTCGCCCAAGGAAATCCAAGAGCAACTGCAACGTGAAGCGCAAAAGCTCACCGGGTATGCCGACAAGCTGGAAAAACACAACAACGCCCCGGCGGACAACGAAAAAGACACCGCTCTGATTACTACGCTACGGGACAAGGCACACCTCCTCGAAAGAAAGGGAGGGGAACTGCGCACCCGCATGACACTGGCTCGGACGCCGACCAGCGAAGGTGTGGAATACCTGTTGCAACACAATGTCATTCACGTCACCCCCATCGGCCGTCGGGTCCAGTTGAAAACCGGACGCCGGGATTTCATGCAGGAATACGCCCTGCTGAATACCCACAACAACCCCCTGTGGTACGCACACTTTCACTATGTCGGCTTGCTGGACGATAGAGCCACCTACACGACAGCTCATTTGAAAACCGTGGAACAACGATTTGAAAGTTACGAATCGATAATGGCCAACGCAAAAGATCCGAAACAGAAAATCGAGATCTATCGTGGCGCCATTAGCGAAACGCTGGCCCGAGAGCATTTCCTGCCATTGGAAACGAACTGA